ttaacatttactaatgcattaaaatcttgttaacatcagttaattcaatgtgaactaacatgaacaaaccatgaataGCTGGGGGTTTttttaactaacgttaacaaagattaacaaatgctgaacagaggggttgttcatggttagttcacGTTCAATAATGCATTGACTAATGTTAACTAACACAACCTTTATTGTAAAGTATTACCTTAAAATCTTACTAAACCAAAGTCCGTACAGTTTTAGCACATAACTTACCTTGTTTAGTATGATATGTGAGGCGACAACACAGATACTTCATACAGTACATTTCCTTCCGCAACAGTTCCTCTCAACATCAACTGAAACGATTTTTTTGCAAGAATGTATTACCAGATTTTCTTGTAACGCCActtcacaagttttttttttttttttttttttttttttttttgcaaatgtgCAAAGCTTTCATTTGATTACTATTTTCCTGCTTCACCACATGACAGAAATAGCACAGGCGTTTCTCACAACCTGGTGAACAGAGGATAAATTCAACATGCCAAAAGTAGTAGGCTAGTTAGTTTGAGGTTttgaatttctctcttttttttctttttctttttcatttttatccacacttttgcaacaacaacaacaacaacaacaaaaaaacattctgcTGATAGTTTTTGTAGTTTTCTTTGCATCTAAAATTACAAATTGCCTTTAACTGTGATAAAACTGGTGTAATCCTTTATAGGAGAAAGGAAAGAACAAGATTCATTCGATGACTCCATTGTCACTGTTGGTCCTACTAGGTGTGTTTGATAGGAAATGCTGGATAGCTGTACTTCCAGATAGGAcactgcatgtttaaaaagCTCTGGGAAGAATTAtgttctaaatatttattatgttcataatattttatataaaggaGAGCATAAAAGTCCAGCCATTTCCAGGAGACTGCTGCATGATCGTCATTGTGCTGTGAATGAACAGCGATGTCAAGAGCCAGGAAAAGTAtttttcagcattactactTCATGCCTGGAAGTGACATGTGTAAGAGGGTTGTAGGAAGAGTAGCTAATCAGATTGTccaacacgatcacatggtaacgcgtataaatagtacgtgTGTGCAATCTCgaggaatgtatacgccaaaatgagtcgTATGCATTGTCAACACTCCAGACCGTTTCCTTAAACCAAGGCCAGACCCAATAGCTGACAGTATGGAGGAGAAGAAACTATCATACACAGTTACATGTAAATGTACCAAAAATGTAAGTGCAAGACAAAACACTTTCACTGGAAGAGATAGAGATGTTTACCCAATTAAAGAAGAGATTTGGAAAGATATTAGGCTACTTGATAACATACTTCTTGTAGGAAGAGAAGAACTCAatagatggaactgatgagaaAATCAACAAAATTGTGTAACAAAAGTGTAATTATAGCATTTATGTTTTCAGGAGTAATGTGAAAAGCACCAAGCTGGTTCAACAGCTTATAGGACAAAAGAAAAACATGCAGGAAAAAACAGGAATCTGAGAAGTTGGAAATCAGCTTAGTCCACTTAGTATGTCCTGTAACTTAAATGGAATCCGATTTTGCTAAATACAGCCAAGACAAGTTATAATCAGTGTAATGTCTATGAGTAACCAAAAGAGGGTGCCATAAACATTGCAAAACAATGCAGGGTGCCACTATCATCATGACAGTCTGGAATGAATCCCACTTTCTTTGCAAAAGTTTCAGGTAACATACTGTAAGAAAAGTAGACAGAAACTGAGTTTTAATTTCCAAAAAATTGCCAGAGGCTATTTCCAGTAACTCCACCCACCGCAGAACTTGATTTCACGAAGTGCAACATGTTCTTGGATCAACATATTTGTTGATCCTAGAACAACatttcaatcaaccaatcagatttatGGGAGAAGAATACAGTTTGTAGCTTAGGCTTACAATCAGGGTTTggtgcttctacatcagtgttattcacttatCATTTCCCTTATTTTTAGGTAGAACTTATGGGCAGGCTTGGGGATATGATTACATTTTCAGACAAGAAtattgttccaggatcaacaaaatatgcTGACACATCAGGACATGCCCACCTACCATTGCTCAGATACTTTAACTTTAGTACAAATACCATACATGGTTTAAAGTTTACTTTGGAAAATCCGACTCATTTTGGAGACTAAATGGAAACcacataatttactcaccccccaAGCCATCCTAGTATattactttcttctttcagatgaacacaatcagagctatattaataaatatcctgatgcttccaagctttataatgttatggggtccattgagtttgatgctcaaaaaagtgcatccatccatcaaacatACTCCACAcagttttgtaaaaaaaaaaaaaaaaaaaacatatttaaaactttataaggTAAAATATCTTGCTTTTGCCAGACCGCCTTCGGTATTTAACTTACGCAGAAAGTAATGCCTCACACAGTTCAAAGCGCTCATGCTACATCCAACGTCATCGTCACTCCGTTACACTTTTTTGTTAGTTTAATACGGAAGGGGGTCTGGCAGAAGCTAgcttttactttataaagttttaaatatggatacttTTCTAACAAAACCTCCATCAATTCGCTTTAGTAGACATTTATTAgccccctggagccgtgtggattacttttaggatggatgcactttttgagcttcaaaattAACGGATGGGGACGATGAcattgccattataaagcttggaagcatcAGGATTTGTATTTACATAACTCTGGTTGTGCTCATCAGAaggaagaatgtcataaacacatGGAAGCTGGTAATgtggtaattttcattttaaagtgaactaatcctttataaaatgtaattttatattattacattaagacaaatattttcacaaaacataaaaaaactgcAGTAGAgatacaaaaagacaaaagcaCAGGTGTTATCTAGCATACTAGTGACTCGACGTGTTATACCAGATGATGGACAAGCCCTTTATTCTCATGCATTTAAGTCAAGTACACTTTTACTTTCATTTATTCATGACTGTCCTTTCTGAGTGCAAGAGAGACGTTTAATGATTCTTAATCTGCTCATCATTTGTTTCTGTTAACGTGGAATAACTCAACATGTTACAACGTAAGTAAaccgcttgtttttttttttaaatatacattttagtcaatttttcttttgttaaatTGTAGTGACTTGATTTACAGTAAGTGATACTCAAACTCAACTCCATTTTTGTTGccttgtaaaataaaatgacaaaattacagaatccttatttaatatttgtaaatgaGCAATGCATGCATGTTATGTCATTAGGGATTTCGATTTAGGAATTAAGTTTATCCTAATCCAAAACACAGTTTTCTTTTGATTAgatattaaaacaattaattattCTTCGATTTATCATAGTGGAGAATGCAAAAGTGGCGCAATCTGGTGGAGGTGACAAGATCACTATGGTGCTGCTAGGAAAGAGCACCAAAGACAAGTCTACGATAGGGAATATCATTCTAAAGAAAGAATGTTTCATCGCTGGAAAAGAGACATGCACAAAAGCTGAAGAAAAACAAGATGATCAGATGGTGTGTATCATCAACACTCCAGACCTTTTCCACAGAACAAATCAAGATCAAGAATCTGAACGTATAGAGGAGCTAAAACCCCAATATCCAGGTCCACGCGCGTTCCTTCTAGTGCTGCATGACAAACAGCTCTCAAAGGAAGATATTGATATATTCAGCCAGCTGAAAAAGAGATTTGGAGAGAAAATGGTGGATAATACAATTGTTGTGCTAGTTAACAGTCAAGAGCAATATAACCAAGCCGATGAGTATCTCAAAAAACTACTAGTTGAGTGtggacagagaatttgcatatACAACAAGAAAGAAGACAAGAAAGGTGATGAGCTGACCAAACAGGTTATTGAAAAATGGAAGGCAATGCACGAGAAGCACACTAGCGAATCAAGCAATTCCACACCTGCGGATGAGGCGTAAGACACTCATATGAAAGTagtgattaaaaataaaaatctctgTACATCCATTTATGCTTATAATTTGACCTGTACCATCATTGTAATCCTGCAGGTTATATGAAGACATGGATAAATATGTACCAAGGAAGGAAATACCTGAAGTAACAATGGTGCCTAAAATCAGAAAAGGTATATATTACAGTTTTCTTAGTCAAATTACTTTTCTCTGTCatctaaaagaaaagaaaatccaCATGCTTTTGCATAATGCGTCAATCTGAAGTAGTTGAATGAGCTCAACACACTTTGTTATGCAAGACAAAATGGCTCCCATTTTCTTTCACAATGGGGTTTCAAATGTTATACGAATTAAATAAAGTTATACTTTATTAAATTTGTATGCAGTAATGCAGCCTTTCCTATTTTAACCAAGCATATTTACCACAAGGAGCATAATGGTTATGAATCTGGGCTGTTCATGAAGGTTCACGAGTTCATTAAAAGTACAAGATCATGATAAAAAGTGTCAGCTAAAtcagtagtggagtatttttactttctactcaagtacatttttcaagtatatattttatcagtgtttttctttagaaaacttttactttacattccaaagcataatatacaatgtcatacttttttactgcactacatttcataaataaaagttgttgtttttttacctttaaCTCTAAATAACATTTAACATATAGTAATTTCTTtcttactcaagtaaaattttgagttaaaaagttaattatttttatttaagtaaaagtatacagcactacatttttaaaggggcggttttatttatttatttcatttttttcatgcgatttcacttttttaaactatagttagtgtgtaatgttgctgcttgaacataaacagtatctgcaaagttacagcgctgaaagttcaattcaaacggagatattgtcttttatagttatggcagtttattgcctacaaaaacggccggtttggactacaactaacttcttcccgggttggtgacatcataaacccttgctagtctccactgatgtgacttctgcccgtaatggtaaggggcgtggcattTCTGgccaacctgtgcttggcacttcagccaataaaaatacaggaaactacatttggccatctaaccaatctaagaccattgcgtttttcggagggattggcttcatagaagcaggaagcaaacgagccgttcaaaggacagtggagacagcagtgtggaataaaggtcaaatataagaacaaCACAGcgttaaaaaaagaagtattaaaacatgttatactgcgcccataaacacaaccaagcatAGAAAAAACCCACGGAACCACCgctttaatgtaattaagtattaaatgatattcaatatgaaatgcagtgcagtaaaaagtacaatattatgttttagaATGTTGTGAAGTtcaagttttccaaagaagaacactttctgtttggtaaagccagtttcctctaacactgtttaccatcataatcttcTCCATTTCGCTTTGAAATGCTGCATTCTGTAAAGAATTAAAATGGGTCGACATGTTTGTTGTCTGTGCTGACTCACGCATATGATCAGCGCTGCGCTGTcatgtctgtagtctaaatttagaccagagcctttggtgtgtgtgcgctgctgcggtgcttgaaactaatgtgaaaacagacttcactcacctcaaatgaaagcatatttaaactgaatcgtttcctattgCATATATGTGCTATGTGGCTTCCACCTTGTAGAAataagtaaatgtgtgttaacaactgaaaGATTTTAGcggcagcttcagcagtgtagggggtgggctttagattctagagagcattttgattggacagaagatttgacgagaaggtgaagtctgcgatgatgtcattaaaatctgagattcgtttcaacggaagtgagagactgtaatttttgaatttgcaaatgttgtcattgttttggaacataccagcttattcataaatTTAAgactaacacagtcatactaagagctaaaaaacttcaattttgatttcagtgggcctcAGAAATTAAGAGAGCTGTATACTTGAAATAtaaaattacttggaaagtaaaaatattcCACTACTGTCTGCCTCTGCTAGGCAAGTACACAGTAGGCAAGTACGTAATACATACAATCTgcttattacttttttttctggttataaatttatttttgaaagtgtgtaactcaggcccggTGACCTCTAGCACCCTGCAGACACTGCAGGGCTGTTTTCAGCATATTGAATTAATTTAAAGGGGgaatgaattgagaaatcaacttttccttgagcttttgatatataaaaggtcatgataatataagattatcctgtaagtttcagaggtgaaaacatccttgttagtcaaagaaaagcttttatagacaccaggcccagcaaacgatcGTGAGCTTCATTTTACGTCATAACATTacgaaacacgcctctacagaatgtgtaattcagtaaccccaccaccgactcatggagctgatcggtcgatcacaagccagcagcaatgaacatgtggaagaagatagcaagatattgtggaagaacacagtcgctgcataagcttccttcggatcataatattaggattGTGTGATACttcctttatttttaattaagttccatctcatgtggggaagaacgtttgtgtgttcgcttcatttcactgcggaatcatttgtaaacaagtctcagatgctggatttgcagacacaatgctgtgccttctatattcgatccgacaggaatggtgcaacaaacatatgtgagtaaaacgtattttttatatgtaatagtactagTCCCAGGGCTGTACCAGACCAAAACGTACACCCGACagcagaaattctttcttgatctgggcgcgCACGTCTGTGAGTGcacggttcgcgcttatattgACCGATCCTGCTGCtgtgggccatgtaatacagtcgcgggtggatgagaaataaatcatcgTGTTTGTTTGATAGAGACAAGTTGAAGTTGCCGCTTTCGAAATAAACTCAACTGACTTTATGTGAACTCAACTGACAGGGGCCagatatgacagcggagctaaagctcattaaatatgcaaatcttatccaatcctagccgtgggtgtttacttccaagtctccagtgcagcacACCCATCAAAGCTAGCGTCCAGAaaacagcctcaaaaccagtgtagaaaatagcctattacttattagttatgatgtttttgaatgtaaaaacaacagtttttacattcaaagttcatgacacctttaataccACTGTATGTGgtggtgggtgggtgggtgtgtgggtgtgtgtgtgtgtgtgtgtgtgtgtgtgggtgggtgggtgggtggggtgggggggtatTGTGGTGTACCATGTTAAGGGGAGGGGAGCCTCCCtttcagacccatttgagtaaatcttgcatacaacatgacacagaaaAACTtatttccactattttctggaatttaTTGTAAACAGCCCAAAATGTCTGCAGGAACCTAGAgctcacagggcctgagttacacactttcaaaactgAATCTATAAAAAAGCatctatttttttataaattatttttataaaggtattacagcttagacaacatatacttacatgtttatcacttttagcagtgttttatgtaactgcaaagggtttcctgtaaaatgacacaaattttgaacttagaccactgcGAATTGCGAAGGCTGTATTTCAAAGATTTGTGCATTGTTTGAATTTATCACAGAACAGACCGTCCAGACATATGGAGGTGAATGCATGATTACAGTGATCCTGCTGGGAAAGAACAGCAAATATAAACGTTTCATAGGAAACAAAATTTTTGACAGAGAACATTTCCAATCAGAAAAAGTCACTTGTGAGAAGATTGTGGATACAGTTGCTGGTCAGAAGATCTGCATTGTCAACACTCCGGATCTTTTTCATAAACCAAACTCATCAGATCCAGAAGCTGACCGAATAGAAGAGTTGAAGCCATCATTCGCAGGTCCACGTGTGTTCCTCCTCATTCTCAAGACCAAAATGGTGTCACCAAAAGTGATGGAAATGTTTACTGAACTGAAGAAGAAGTTTGGACAGAAAATGGTTGAAACCACAATTGTGCTGGTTAACGATGAAAAAAAGGTATCTTCGAGTTCATTAGAAAGACCAGTATCTTTCAAAAACGACTACTCCATTATCCTGAACGAGTGTGGAAACAGATTGTGCATTTATGACAAAGACATAAAGAATGCAGACTTAATCCAAGAACTGACAAAACATGTAGACAGCATGACAAAGAAACAAACACCTGAATCTGACAGAGAAAGGTAGGTGATACATAGTTATGATGGACAGCAAGAATTTAATTCATTTGTATAACCCTATATCAATCACTCTTTCAGTCCCATAACGACGCATGCCAATACGGAGACAAAGCCACCAACGGCAATCATTCCAGGTAACAAAACTTTGTGTTAAAGTTAAACCTATCaactaaaaaaacatttaataagcATGTCACCTGCACACTCACTACTGGATAATAAAAGTTTGGTATCTATGCACTGAAATTGAATGGACTGTTTCTTCTTACTAATTCTAACTATACATCTTCAGCTCAGATGCATAAGCCGCAACCAATGACCATTGTGTTGCTGGGACAGACAGGAAGTGGGAAGAGTGCTACAGGAAATACCCTtctaaaaaagcaacattttgaatccCGTGCCAGTTCTCTGCCAGTAACACAGGTGTGCCAAATGGCAGAGGAAACTGTTCTTGACATGAAGATAAGGGTTGTAGACACCCCGGATTTCTTCAGCGAAGACCTGAAAAACCAGGAAGAGCAGATAAAGAAGTGCAAAGAGCTCACGCCGTCAGGGCCTGATGTGTATTTGCTGGTTATGCAGCTTGGCCGTTTCACAGATGGCGAGAGAGAGGTTCTCCCGCTTCTGAAGAAAGAGTTTGGCGACGATGTGACTTCCAAGACTGTGATTCTTTTTACTGGGAAAGAGAAGCTGAAGAACAGGTCTTTAAATGACTACATCAGTGGTAGCGACAAAGAACTTCAGGAAATGACCAAAATCTGTAATTCGAGATGTCATGCATTTAACAACAATGACAAAAACCATCATCAGGTGAAAAAACTGCTGGAGATCATTTCTGACATGAAGGGATTTAATGCCATGGCAAATCACTACAATCATAAAAAGAAGCATAAGGAGAACAAAGGAGACTGCAGTATCTTGTAAGATAGAGTGCATCATACGCACAGCTAAACTGTCCCTAGAAGTAACCGAATCTCACAAAACCTTACTTTGGGGACATCCTCAAAACAGGatgcatacttttttttctctctaagAATGTTAAGATTTGTTTGGGGTTTGTCTACAGTTGTTAAAATTGTTTTAGCTATAATATTAAGGTTTATTAGTATTTATGCTTCCAATCGATTTTTGTCAAAttcaaatgaaatgaaatgaaattgtaTAGTGTTTCCCCCCCCTATAAACATTTAATTCTACGTTAATTCTAATGGATAACAGATGTAATGGTGACAGAATTGGAAATAagtcaaatattaaaataaataaaaacattaaactcTGCATATGAGTCCATggtttcaatatatatatatatatatatatatatatatatatatatatatatatatatatatatatatatatatatatatatatatataaacaatgtgAAGACTAAGTCCCTCTGAaggttttatttaaaattaagcatttttgtcaggctcaactgtaaaataaaaataaaacactatttactttaaaaaaaaaaaaaacaaattacacataatatttaatattacacatatatatatataaaaaaattataacaaattacacataatatttaatattacataatattacacatatatataaaacactggAATGCCAAAAAGTAGGTAGTTTTAAGGATTTTTAGTTGTTGTTTCGAATCTACCTGAATAAATTAAGTAAAATGTCCTAAATGATTTAGTCTAAAGCACATGATGAATATATGTGCAAtagaatgaatataatatttgCCTTTTTAATTTAAAGCCGTAGTCCGTAACTTTAAGCgctctagcggttaataaacagaactgcagcatgcgtcttgcggaagaacattgcagccggagctttttctgtttatgtctattaggcgagtcacgcagggactgtgctcctccgcatgGTTCCTACCTGAAATATGTCTGGCCTGAAATAtccccaatataaacacttattataagtgtaccttTATGATTCAGGAGAGGACAAAAACACTGTTTGGGAAGTTTGGGAATGTTGTACGttctcatatttttttttgtaaatcttgaacacacaaaaaaagttaaagacagcagctttaagttAACTTTAAAACGGGTATAAATTAGAGTTTATATTTGACTTTGAGTTAAGTTatagaggtaaaaaaaaaaaagtgcaaattgcCTTTTTACAGTCAATAATTAGTATTATGAAAAGGCTGGTCCAACCATAACACTGCAGTAAGTTACTCTGGCTCCCTCTAGTGGTCAGTTTCAAATTGTTCCAAACAGCAATTCATCATTCTTATAttacattaaagggttattagcttatgcaaaacatttgattctgtcattaattactcaccctcaggacGTTCCAAACctgaccttcgttcatcttcggaacacaaactAAGATGTCTTTATGAAACCCAAACTTTCTGACCCCacaggcccagaaaggtagtagaGATCTGTAAAATAGTCCAAATGAATACGTAATGAAgcaacaagaatattttttgtgcgcaaaaaaaaagacttttttCATCAAAAGTCTCTCAATGCATGCATGTGGTGCTCAGCCAATAGTGAGCTGCAAAACTTGGAAACACTGCACTGTAAATAACCCAAAATGAATCGCATAGGAAAGTGTCATGGACCAGAAGATGCTGATTAAAGATGCTgtttttgtgtgcacaaaaagtatttgCATTGCTTGATAAGATTAAGATTGAAccacttttaaaaaatagattttaacaatgtctttactacttTTCTGtcgcctgacaagccagacccacatcaagatgtttggtctggaaacttaccatagacagggctcaatccgaggggcgggataaacggttgtctttcaaactccctctgcacgtgataggatagcgctaacACCATTCAGAGCAACGaatgtgaaacagagcttgttgatagattaaacattcgccgtatctggtataaaaaaaaactccgaaaacatcttccctttttaagaataacttcagtgccgttctttgttcttttctcagagaaaagcttaactccaagtcttccagagtcgcggtcaaagctgattcgaaagaccgccgttcgccagtttctgtgtttactagaagcacgcaaacgcaacttggccgtcgtcattatggccccacccactgactctatacatgatgtgtttggcccggcaagagttaggggattacaactcagaagggtattgagagttactagacgacactcacgggcagaataaatttgctgccgctagggtgcgtctaaatttctaggctaacctttctgggccttgttGGTGTTTCTATCAGAGCgctctgatttaaaaaaaaatacggtACTTTTTGTTCTGAAAATGAATGCAGGGGTTATGGTTTTAGAACAACAGGAtgagtaattaataataaaagaaattacatttttgggagaactatccctttaagaacatCAGGGCTGTAACCACCACCATAAACATAGAGGGATAAGTCCCTCCGAATTATTAGAAAATTGCCAATTCTCGATGTTGCTAGGATGACAAAAGTAAAACGTTATTTTTAAGGTTTGTCTGCCTCAGGGGTCTAGCAGCACTTGCCACTGTCAGAATGAACAAGATGGCCAGTCAAATCAAAGGCGGCGGGGCTTACTCTTAGTGTGAATTCTAACGCAACATTTTAGTTACAGCAGTAAGGGTCATAAGTAGCTAACagctaaacatttaatatttgacaaTGTTTCACGATAAAAACATTCAACGACCAACAGTAATAAAGTGATGCAAACTTAACATTTATGAAACTTCCAAGAATGAatgtgtgcatttttttttttttaaatcacaaatagTTTACTTCATAACTAGTTAAAGTTGAACTTGCATTTTTACCACTTATTTCCTGAAATCcacctcatttttttttttaaatatcaagaACCTTGTGACTAGAGAAACAAACAAATCATCATtacaaaaagttttatttatggTTGACTGGATGAACAGTGTCCAATTAGCATATTTACAGACAATTATCTATACATTAGAATGAGCAGATGGGCAAAAACCTGAAATGGGAGTCGAGAGGGATCAAGATTGAGAAAATGAGACCGGACCAAAGACGAGTCTGTACATGCAGCCATTAGCACTCAAGATTCAGCCCAGTGCCTTGTAAAGCTAAGGACCAACTACCATCATTTAAGTGCGCCCATATATCTGCCAATCATATGAAATGGCTTCGGTCACAGAATTGGGAATCCATTGAACTGGAAACCACAGCAGACACTGAGTAGTaaaatacatttccccaaaacaTCTATCCAAACTATTTCTTATATGCAGAATGAAATCCCACAGACGACAGACTTCAGTTTTCAACTTGGATTTTAGGAGGATTCTTCATCGATTTTGGGTGCCAGGTAATATTTGATGTGTCCCATGTCTGCAATCTTGTACTCAACCACTGCAGAAGGAAGGAAGAAAGACAATCATTTTAATTGCCtcaaatcaaaatttaatttaatgagcATGCGAGCATTTATCATACCTAGTGGAATGTCAGCAGACATGCTGAGTATGACGGTCTTGGACAGAGGTGTGGCCTTGGTGAAGAAGTTCAG
The window above is part of the Pseudorasbora parva isolate DD20220531a chromosome 23, ASM2467924v1, whole genome shotgun sequence genome. Proteins encoded here:
- the LOC137062437 gene encoding GTPase IMAP family member 2-like; the encoded protein is MLQLENAKVAQSGGGDKITMVLLGKSTKDKSTIGNIILKKECFIAGKETCTKAEEKQDDQMVCIINTPDLFHRTNQDQESERIEELKPQYPGPRAFLLVLHDKQLSKEDIDIFSQLKKRFGEKMVDNTIVVLVNSQEQYNQADEYLKKLLVECGQRICIYNKKEDKKGDELTKQVIEKWKAMHEKHTSESSNSTPADEA
- the LOC137062768 gene encoding GTPase IMAP family member 8-like, coding for MDKYVPRKEIPEVTMVPKIRKEQTVQTYGGECMITVILLGKNSKYKRFIGNKIFDREHFQSEKVTCEKIVDTVAGQKICIVNTPDLFHKPNSSDPEADRIEELKPSFAGPRVFLLILKTKMVSPKVMEMFTELKKKFGQKMVETTIVLVNDEKKVSSSSLERPVSFKNDYSIILNECGNRLCIYDKDIKNADLIQELTKHVDSMTKKQTPESDRESPITTHANTETKPPTAIIPAQMHKPQPMTIVLLGQTGSGKSATGNTLLKKQHFESRASSLPVTQVCQMAEETVLDMKIRVVDTPDFFSEDLKNQEEQIKKCKELTPSGPDVYLLVMQLGRFTDGEREVLPLLKKEFGDDVTSKTVILFTGKEKLKNRSLNDYISGSDKELQEMTKICNSRCHAFNNNDKNHHQVKKLLEIISDMKGFNAMANHYNHKKKHKENKGDCSIL